From the Candidatus Brocadiia bacterium genome, one window contains:
- a CDS encoding TetR/AcrR family transcriptional regulator — protein MKRKLRSKEIKVRRQADILDAAAEIFAKTGYHLTDVEVIADRLGVGKGTIYRYFPTKQKLFTAVMEQMMKKLAGQMASKIGSITNPIDKLKAVIRSHMEFFGNNIHLLEIFIHYRSEYKIQSKKIYLKHYARGFRGTEKLVQQCVDLGLIKKIPPRAIANLLTDIFYGILFTTFLGVSKKSFLEKGKYLEEVFINNLLL, from the coding sequence GTGAAGAGAAAACTGCGGTCGAAAGAAATCAAGGTGCGCCGCCAGGCGGACATACTGGATGCGGCCGCCGAAATCTTCGCTAAAACCGGCTATCACCTGACTGACGTCGAAGTCATCGCCGACCGGCTCGGCGTGGGCAAGGGCACCATCTACCGCTACTTCCCCACCAAACAAAAACTCTTTACCGCAGTAATGGAACAGATGATGAAAAAACTGGCCGGCCAGATGGCCAGTAAAATTGGCTCTATCACAAACCCGATCGACAAGCTAAAAGCCGTTATCCGCAGTCATATGGAGTTTTTCGGGAATAACATACACCTGCTTGAAATATTCATCCATTACCGGAGCGAATATAAAATCCAGTCCAAAAAAATATACCTCAAGCATTATGCCCGGGGGTTCAGGGGCACCGAGAAATTAGTGCAGCAGTGCGTTGACTTGGGACTGATTAAAAAGATACCGCCTCGAGCCATAGCTAACCTTCTGACGGATATTTTCTATGGAATACTTTTTACCACTTTTCTGGGCGTGAGCAAAAAGTCTTTCCTGGAAAAAGGTAAGTATTTGGAAGAAGTTTTTATTAATAACCTACTTTTATAG
- a CDS encoding cyclodeaminase/cyclohydrolase family protein: MSYRNITLERYLKMISEPTAVPGGGSVSAYAGALGSSLAAMAVAITCRKMKEKGKFRLCSESRSIFNANWRKLLKLAEEDSKSYELVLKAYKIPHYKLDRRHRINLALVKAAEVPARTMDLCIQNLFQINRIKHLCPAQILSDINIGFMLTRNALRGARLNVLVNLESIKDEKMAAALQKRLEYLDKAAEEVLSKLENWV; the protein is encoded by the coding sequence ATGAGTTACCGAAATATAACATTAGAGCGATACCTGAAGATGATATCCGAGCCGACGGCCGTGCCCGGAGGCGGCAGCGTATCGGCTTATGCCGGGGCTTTAGGTTCATCATTGGCCGCTATGGCCGTGGCTATTACCTGCCGTAAGATGAAGGAAAAAGGTAAATTCCGGCTCTGTTCCGAAAGCCGCAGTATATTTAATGCCAACTGGCGCAAGCTCCTGAAGTTGGCTGAGGAAGACAGCAAGTCATACGAATTGGTGCTCAAGGCTTATAAAATACCCCATTATAAACTTGACCGGCGGCACCGGATAAATCTGGCGTTGGTCAAGGCGGCCGAGGTGCCGGCCCGGACTATGGACCTGTGCATCCAGAACCTTTTTCAGATTAACCGGATAAAGCATCTTTGCCCGGCGCAGATACTCAGTGACATCAACATCGGATTTATGCTCACCCGAAATGCGTTGCGCGGCGCCCGGCTCAATGTCTTGGTAAACCTGGAATCAATCAAGGATGAGAAAATGGCGGCGGCCCTGCAGAAACGGTTGGAATACCTTGACAAGGCGGCCGAAGAAGTATTATCTAAACTCGAAAATTGGGTGTAG
- a CDS encoding TolC family protein, translated as MRKFISCLIILTLNPVLMLYPQEAGSERKNSPLSLDECIRISMENNRQILLVNEAANQADAKYAEARARLFPSATITASYTRLDTVQSFEVMPGKSVEMGSLNNYKADLALKQSVYMGDRIWAGIRSGKLGQLMSSTQKDDLVRAIVFQTKRSYYDVIFNEEIVRVNLTSEDVITAHLDDVVKQNREGMASNYDVLRTQVQLSNIRTLRLQSQSNLQKSRLVLMSLMGLPLEDAANIKLTDRLVYTESMPTLFDLEENTFTNRPDLRSAQIKIDLQKEMVKIAKAEHLPTVSISGSYGEEKPSRYLVGQDKWGDYWSLTAVLSIPVYEGGRVNARVRQEKSALQQAEILQNDLKERIRLELAQAVLGLKDSLALVMSQKDNVKQAAEGLRLVEIGYKNGANTQLEVMDSQMALDTASKNYVMSLYQYNLSLANLEMVTGQIQNLKK; from the coding sequence ATGAGAAAATTTATCTCCTGCCTAATAATACTAACTCTTAACCCGGTTTTAATGCTCTATCCGCAAGAAGCCGGTTCGGAGCGCAAAAACAGTCCTCTTTCGCTGGATGAATGTATCCGAATTTCTATGGAAAATAACCGCCAGATATTGCTGGTTAACGAAGCGGCTAATCAGGCCGATGCTAAGTATGCTGAGGCGCGCGCCAGGCTTTTCCCAAGTGCGACGATTACCGCTTCTTATACCCGCCTAGATACCGTCCAGTCGTTTGAAGTTATGCCCGGTAAATCGGTGGAAATGGGCTCTCTCAATAACTATAAGGCCGACCTTGCGCTAAAACAGTCTGTTTATATGGGCGACCGTATCTGGGCCGGAATCCGCTCCGGTAAACTGGGCCAGCTTATGAGCTCAACCCAAAAAGATGACCTAGTCCGGGCCATTGTTTTCCAAACCAAGAGATCCTACTATGATGTAATTTTTAACGAGGAGATCGTCCGGGTTAATCTGACCAGTGAAGACGTTATAACCGCCCACCTAGATGACGTGGTCAAACAAAACCGCGAAGGCATGGCCTCCAACTATGATGTTTTGCGGACCCAAGTCCAGCTTTCCAATATCAGAACCCTGCGACTGCAGAGCCAGTCCAACCTGCAAAAAAGCAGGCTCGTCCTGATGAGCTTGATGGGGTTACCGCTTGAAGATGCCGCAAACATCAAACTAACTGACCGGCTGGTCTATACCGAATCTATGCCAACCCTGTTTGATCTCGAAGAAAATACCTTTACCAACCGGCCCGATCTGCGCTCGGCCCAGATAAAGATCGACCTTCAAAAAGAAATGGTCAAAATAGCCAAAGCCGAACACCTACCGACTGTGTCAATATCCGGCAGTTATGGCGAAGAAAAACCATCTCGTTATCTGGTTGGCCAGGATAAATGGGGCGATTACTGGTCGCTGACCGCGGTGCTATCCATCCCGGTTTACGAAGGCGGCCGGGTCAACGCCCGGGTCCGCCAGGAAAAATCCGCCCTGCAACAAGCCGAAATACTCCAGAATGACCTCAAGGAACGCATTCGACTGGAGCTGGCCCAAGCCGTTCTGGGCCTTAAAGATTCGCTGGCTTTGGTTATGTCCCAGAAAGATAATGTCAAACAGGCTGCCGAAGGCCTGCGTCTGGTGGAAATCGGATACAAAAACGGAGCCAATACCCAACTAGAGGTTATGGACTCCCAGATGGCGCTTGATACCGCATCCAAAAACTACGTCATGTCATTATATCAATATAATCTTTCTTTAGCAAACCTGGAAATGGTTACCGGTCAAATCCAGAACCTGAAAAAGTAG